A genome region from Caldisalinibacter kiritimatiensis includes the following:
- a CDS encoding class I SAM-dependent methyltransferase has translation MNDVRELLEDIITSEKLIYGVLSKLKKKSNSIYTKVSVKPVLIKNEKVIQFTYHYDNKVMHKNLSFNQAIENITKLMNDYFRQAMLFTVDADYQILVSKKGKVKILKKKPSRKKVNLSHNRKKNYIIEENKPYPFLVRLGVMNEKGKVYSKKYDKFKQINRFLEMVSDTITTLENKTTLNIVDFGCGKSYLTFALYHYLVNILGYDVNIVGLDLKKNVIEFCNQVAMDLKYEKLKFKHGDIKSFEEFEKVDMVVTLHACNTATDDALAKAVKWGADIIMSVPCCQHELFNKIHNPIMKPMEKHGIIKERLASLITDSLRANVLEILGYSTQMLEFISIEHTPKNILIRAIKKENINKNAVEEYKNFKTFWNINDPYIEQAMGDNLTNVLKMSK, from the coding sequence ATGAATGATGTACGAGAATTATTAGAAGATATAATAACGTCTGAAAAGCTAATATATGGAGTTTTAAGTAAGCTTAAAAAGAAAAGTAATAGCATTTATACGAAGGTTTCAGTAAAGCCTGTTTTAATAAAAAATGAGAAAGTAATACAGTTTACCTATCATTATGATAATAAAGTTATGCATAAAAATCTTTCTTTTAATCAAGCAATAGAAAATATAACTAAGTTGATGAATGATTATTTTAGACAGGCAATGTTATTTACTGTGGATGCTGATTATCAGATTTTAGTAAGTAAAAAGGGAAAAGTAAAAATACTAAAAAAGAAACCATCACGAAAAAAAGTTAACTTAAGTCATAATCGAAAGAAAAATTATATAATAGAAGAAAATAAACCTTATCCTTTTTTGGTAAGATTAGGAGTTATGAATGAAAAAGGAAAAGTTTATTCTAAAAAATATGATAAGTTTAAACAGATAAATAGATTTTTAGAAATGGTATCTGATACTATAACTACTTTAGAAAACAAAACGACATTAAATATAGTAGATTTTGGATGCGGAAAATCCTATTTAACTTTTGCATTATATCATTACTTAGTAAATATATTAGGATATGATGTAAATATAGTAGGATTGGATTTAAAGAAAAATGTAATAGAGTTTTGCAATCAAGTAGCAATGGATTTAAAGTATGAAAAATTAAAATTTAAACACGGAGATATCAAAAGTTTTGAAGAATTTGAAAAAGTGGACATGGTAGTGACATTACATGCATGTAATACAGCAACAGATGATGCTTTAGCTAAAGCAGTGAAATGGGGTGCAGATATTATTATGTCAGTTCCATGTTGTCAACATGAGTTATTTAATAAGATACACAATCCTATAATGAAGCCGATGGAAAAGCATGGGATTATAAAGGAAAGGTTAGCTTCGCTGATAACAGACAGCCTACGTGCAAATGTATTAGAGATACTAGGGTATTCAACACAAATGCTAGAGTTTATATCTATAGAACATACACCTAAAAATATATTAATTCGAGCTATTAAGAAAGAGAATATAAATAAAAATGCTGTCGAGGAATATAAAAACTTTAAGACGTTTTGGAATATAAACGACCCATATATTGAACAAGCTATGGGAGATAATCTTACAAACGTGTTAAAAATGAGTAAATAA
- a CDS encoding PTS sugar transporter subunit IIC — translation MLAITKGMGLLLLALILFSGFSLKAPKGDKAMSGLAGAAVATFLVEAIHKYISGDFLNIGFLGEVGNASGSMGGPIAAILVGLNMGISPVYAVVAGAAVAKLGILPGFIAGYIIGLIAPILKNKLPKGTDVIVGALLIAPLSRLIAVTVAPIVDSTLLSIGDMIVVAADQSPYVMGFLLGGIIKILCTSPLSSMALTAMLGLQGLAMGIASIASFGGAFTNGIVFKTLKIGDSSNVIAVMLEPLTQADIITKNPIPVYLSDFIGGGLAGMVAAHFKIINNAPGTASPIPGMLAPFGFNAPIDVITALGFALIGGVIGGLVGTTLYKIIKSKKTVTTNKKLLTE, via the coding sequence ATGTTAGCTATAACAAAAGGCATGGGATTATTACTTTTAGCATTAATACTTTTTTCAGGATTTAGTTTAAAGGCTCCAAAAGGAGACAAAGCTATGTCAGGACTTGCAGGAGCTGCGGTGGCAACTTTTTTAGTAGAAGCAATTCATAAATATATCAGTGGAGATTTTCTTAACATTGGATTTTTAGGAGAAGTAGGAAATGCATCTGGTTCTATGGGAGGGCCTATTGCCGCTATTTTAGTTGGTCTTAATATGGGGATATCACCTGTGTATGCTGTAGTAGCTGGAGCAGCAGTAGCTAAACTGGGGATTTTACCTGGCTTTATAGCAGGATATATCATTGGACTTATAGCACCTATTCTTAAGAATAAACTTCCTAAAGGAACAGATGTTATTGTAGGCGCTTTATTAATAGCACCATTGTCACGATTAATAGCTGTGACTGTTGCACCTATTGTGGACAGTACACTTTTAAGTATAGGTGATATGATAGTGGTAGCAGCTGATCAGTCACCTTATGTTATGGGATTCTTACTAGGGGGAATAATAAAAATACTATGTACTTCTCCACTTAGCTCAATGGCCCTAACTGCAATGCTTGGGTTACAAGGACTTGCAATGGGGATAGCTTCTATTGCTAGCTTTGGAGGAGCATTTACAAATGGAATAGTATTTAAAACATTAAAAATAGGTGATTCTAGTAATGTAATAGCTGTAATGCTTGAACCATTAACACAGGCAGACATTATTACTAAAAATCCTATTCCAGTGTATTTATCAGATTTTATAGGTGGTGGTTTAGCAGGAATGGTTGCTGCACATTTTAAAATAATTAATAATGCACCAGGTACAGCTTCTCCAATACCTGGAATGTTAGCGCCATTCGGGTTCAATGCACCGATAGATGTAATAACTGCACTGGGATTTGCACTTATAGGGGGAGTAATAGGAGGATTAGTTGGTACTACTTTATACAAGATTATAAAAAGTAAAAAGACAGTAACTACAAACAAAAAATTATTAACTGAATAA
- the lepB gene encoding signal peptidase I, which translates to MLHLIKTKKIVKEWIYPTIIALVIALLINKFVFFLVVVPTGSMKPTIMPGDRLLITRVYDKEKLNRGDIIVFYSDELEKTLVKRLIGLPKDNIVVKRDGTVYINDKKLEEPYIIRGYCTTGVFKVPEGKYLFLGDNRPNSFDSRGWENPYISMDKIKGKARFVVFPFDRLGKLNGIN; encoded by the coding sequence GTGTTACATTTGATAAAAACGAAAAAAATAGTAAAGGAATGGATTTACCCAACGATTATAGCATTAGTCATAGCATTACTTATCAATAAATTTGTTTTTTTCTTAGTTGTTGTACCAACAGGGTCTATGAAACCTACAATTATGCCTGGTGATAGACTTTTAATTACTAGGGTATATGATAAGGAAAAACTTAATCGGGGAGATATTATTGTATTTTATTCAGATGAGCTTGAAAAAACTTTGGTAAAACGGCTTATAGGACTACCTAAAGATAATATAGTAGTAAAAAGGGATGGAACGGTTTATATAAATGACAAAAAACTCGAAGAGCCTTATATAATAAGAGGTTATTGTACCACTGGAGTATTTAAAGTACCAGAAGGAAAATATTTGTTCTTAGGAGATAATAGACCAAATTCTTTTGATAGTCGTGGTTGGGAAAATCCGTATATATCAATGGATAAGATAAAGGGGAAAGC